One stretch of Clostridium sp. Marseille-P299 DNA includes these proteins:
- a CDS encoding GGDEF domain-containing protein encodes MKENISLKQLDRELEFFQKIYDSVRLVDPVQKKVLDYRGSSIHCTNEICYNYWGNGKICENCISIRAHMENKSFMKLEKKDKKILMVTAIPIEHGNRPLVLELLKDATDSMFVGSGDYNTNETLESLVRKMNDMVIKDSVTNLYNRRFADERLPVDIVNAISKKQPLSLCYADIDNFKNLNDSYGHKVGDTAIKEVSNAITKCIRAKLDWAARYGGDEFLLCFNNTDEKQAAAIMERIKNAIEKIPSSLEIADTQISISYGIKTLNDTFYTADELIHLADQEMYKQKKNKSK; translated from the coding sequence ATGAAGGAAAACATCTCGCTGAAGCAACTTGACAGAGAGTTAGAGTTTTTTCAAAAAATATATGATTCCGTTCGACTTGTTGATCCAGTACAAAAAAAAGTACTGGATTATCGAGGTTCTTCAATACACTGTACTAACGAAATATGCTACAACTATTGGGGCAATGGAAAGATTTGTGAAAACTGTATTTCTATCAGGGCCCACATGGAAAATAAAAGCTTTATGAAATTAGAAAAAAAGGATAAGAAGATTTTAATGGTAACCGCGATTCCCATTGAACATGGGAATCGCCCCCTTGTCCTTGAATTATTAAAAGATGCTACCGACAGCATGTTTGTAGGATCTGGTGATTATAATACCAACGAGACATTAGAGAGTTTAGTTCGTAAAATGAATGATATGGTGATTAAAGATTCTGTCACTAATTTATATAACCGGCGTTTTGCTGATGAACGTTTACCCGTAGATATCGTTAATGCTATTTCAAAAAAGCAACCGCTTTCTTTATGCTATGCTGATATTGATAATTTTAAAAATTTAAATGATTCCTATGGCCATAAAGTAGGCGATACAGCAATAAAAGAAGTTAGTAACGCAATTACAAAATGTATTCGTGCTAAGTTAGACTGGGCTGCACGGTATGGTGGAGATGAATTTTTACTATGCTTTAATAATACCGATGAGAAGCAGGCGGCCGCAATTATGGAGCGTATTAAAAATGCAATCGAAAAAATACCTAGCTCTCTTGAAATTGCGGACACGCAGATATCTATTTCATATGGTATAAAAACACTAAACGATACTTTCTATACCGCCGATGAACTCATTCATTTAGCGGATCAAGAAATGTACAAACAAAAGAAAAACAAATCTAAATAA
- a CDS encoding YmaF family protein, with product MTCWDPCHDHDHHHPRKLTHVHEVLGSVEIAEKNTDPHNHRFATVSDEVIPMGNTHVHEIKFRTDFYEDHFHEFKGRTGPAIMVGDRHVHFLESVTEEADCHVHKFRVGTLINDPIGD from the coding sequence ATGACTTGTTGGGATCCATGCCATGACCATGACCACCACCACCCAAGAAAGCTAACACACGTACACGAAGTTTTAGGTAGTGTAGAAATTGCTGAGAAAAATACTGATCCGCATAATCATCGATTTGCTACAGTTTCAGATGAAGTTATACCAATGGGAAATACTCACGTTCATGAAATTAAGTTTAGAACTGACTTTTATGAAGACCATTTTCATGAATTTAAAGGAAGAACCGGTCCAGCCATTATGGTTGGCGATAGACATGTGCATTTCTTAGAATCTGTTACTGAAGAAGCCGACTGCCATGTTCATAAATTTAGAGTTGGCACATTGATTAATGACCCAATTGGTGACTAA
- a CDS encoding sugar-binding domain-containing protein, producing MAHVYDLSGSWEFTLDPEGDGLEKFYCDNFYTDTIELPSTTAIQKKGIENFSKEIGHLTEAYPYAGNAWYQKRIKIDPSEVGKPMYLYLERTRITTLWVNDTYVSTCDSLCTPHEYDITKYVTSSSIKITILVNNKDYKTKGGHLTSPDTQTNWNGITGKLNLSVNDEIYIKNIETYPCIEEPSVRIKTAVINTHTREVKTNLCYYGDLVSLSKKEQDALSLKFHEVVLAPGLNHIEYTYKIENNIEFWSEYNPTLYHIYVGVQEKNRSYDKYTIFGLRKFSTEGLHFYINNDKTFLRGKHDGLIFPLTGAAPTTTEEWLRVLQISKSYGINHYRFHTCCPPGAAFEAADLLGIYMEPELPFWGTITTNEDEGHNEEEFQFLIKEGERMLHAFGDHPSFVMMSLGNELWGSKEKLAEILRHYKSLDNRHLYTQGCNNFQWVPVILEEDDFFVGVRFSLDRRIRGSYAACDIPFGFVQAERPNTCHDYDEFILPNSKRNIGSLEDESTSRDESTSRDKSTSIDESTSRDKSTSIDESSKEDRNLSEEIDIQYGTGTKRVTAEQTAELIPNKPVISHEIGQYTFYPNFHEIDKYVGVLKARNLEVFKERLRDAGMLSLSDDFFYSTGKLAIQCYKLELEAAHRSNHLAGYQILDLQDFSGQGTALVGILDAFMDSKGLITPEEWKYFCSDAVIMAKFEGFIYTANEHFNFELIISDYLPLDSTKHEILCTLLQEENTVIATTKLYKEITKGVNSLGQIDFLLPDSKQATKLILKLEANLNTRFHTTSKVENIYELWLYPKYEEIAIDTMQKLLSNISETTLVQKNEESLYITHSLSTALQLLEKKQRVLLIPEEIKKSLDGFYCTDFWCYPMFRSISESVNKDIPVGTMGLYIDTKHPALNEFKTECYSTPQWYEIITASKLAILDTLGHEIQPIVQMIDNFERNYKLSLLFEANVLEGRLLICTSKLHNIIQHPEVLQFAKSIINYALSDDFKPKVTLSYEDLANIFE from the coding sequence ATGGCACATGTTTATGACCTATCTGGTTCATGGGAATTTACACTAGATCCAGAAGGCGATGGTTTGGAAAAATTTTATTGTGATAATTTCTATACAGATACAATCGAATTACCTTCAACTACAGCAATTCAAAAAAAAGGAATAGAAAATTTCTCTAAAGAAATAGGACATCTTACGGAAGCTTACCCCTATGCAGGAAACGCCTGGTATCAGAAAAGAATTAAAATCGACCCATCGGAAGTTGGGAAACCTATGTATTTATATTTAGAACGTACTAGAATCACTACATTGTGGGTGAATGATACTTATGTCTCTACCTGTGATAGCTTATGCACTCCTCACGAGTATGACATTACTAAATATGTAACTAGTTCATCTATTAAAATTACAATCCTTGTAAATAATAAGGATTACAAAACCAAGGGTGGTCACTTAACCTCACCAGATACTCAAACCAACTGGAATGGTATCACTGGTAAACTTAATCTTTCTGTAAATGATGAAATTTACATTAAAAATATTGAGACATATCCATGCATTGAAGAACCTTCTGTCCGAATAAAAACTGCCGTTATAAATACTCATACTAGGGAGGTAAAAACAAACCTTTGTTATTATGGTGATTTAGTATCTCTTAGTAAAAAAGAACAAGATGCATTATCTCTAAAATTTCATGAAGTTGTTTTAGCCCCTGGCTTAAACCACATTGAGTATACATATAAAATTGAAAATAATATTGAGTTTTGGAGTGAATATAACCCCACTTTATACCATATCTATGTGGGTGTACAAGAGAAAAACCGTTCTTATGATAAATACACGATCTTTGGACTAAGGAAATTTAGTACAGAGGGGCTTCATTTTTATATCAACAATGATAAGACGTTTTTACGTGGTAAACATGACGGCCTTATTTTTCCTCTAACAGGTGCCGCCCCTACCACAACAGAAGAATGGCTTCGGGTGTTGCAAATTTCAAAGAGCTACGGTATCAACCATTATCGCTTCCATACTTGTTGCCCTCCTGGTGCAGCTTTTGAGGCTGCCGATTTACTAGGTATTTATATGGAACCTGAGTTACCTTTTTGGGGAACAATAACTACAAATGAGGACGAGGGACATAACGAAGAAGAGTTTCAATTCTTAATAAAAGAAGGTGAGAGAATGCTTCATGCATTTGGTGACCACCCATCCTTCGTTATGATGTCTTTAGGAAATGAATTATGGGGAAGTAAGGAAAAGCTTGCAGAAATCTTACGTCATTATAAATCGCTAGATAACCGCCATCTTTATACGCAAGGCTGTAACAATTTTCAATGGGTTCCAGTTATATTAGAAGAAGATGACTTTTTTGTTGGAGTTCGTTTTTCCCTAGATCGTAGAATTAGAGGCTCATATGCTGCCTGCGATATTCCGTTCGGATTTGTTCAAGCAGAACGACCAAATACATGCCATGATTACGATGAATTTATACTGCCAAATTCTAAAAGAAATATAGGATCTTTAGAAGATGAAAGTACTTCAAGAGATGAAAGCACTTCAAGAGATAAAAGTACTTCAATAGATGAAAGTACTTCAAGAGACAAAAGTACTTCAATAGATGAAAGTTCTAAAGAGGATAGAAATTTAAGCGAAGAAATCGACATCCAATATGGAACTGGAACAAAACGAGTTACAGCAGAACAAACCGCTGAACTTATACCAAACAAACCTGTAATATCTCATGAGATTGGACAATATACCTTTTATCCAAACTTCCATGAAATCGATAAATATGTTGGCGTACTAAAAGCGCGGAATCTTGAAGTGTTTAAAGAGCGCTTACGAGATGCTGGAATGTTATCTCTTTCTGATGATTTTTTCTATAGTACCGGAAAACTAGCAATACAATGCTATAAATTAGAATTAGAAGCTGCACATCGCTCAAACCATCTTGCTGGTTATCAGATACTTGATTTACAAGACTTTAGTGGCCAAGGTACTGCTTTGGTAGGAATATTAGATGCATTTATGGATTCCAAAGGTTTAATAACTCCAGAGGAATGGAAGTATTTTTGTTCGGATGCAGTAATTATGGCTAAATTTGAAGGTTTTATTTATACTGCCAATGAACATTTTAACTTTGAGTTAATCATAAGTGATTACCTTCCTTTAGATAGTACAAAGCATGAAATACTATGCACTTTATTGCAGGAAGAAAACACGGTAATTGCCACAACAAAACTTTATAAGGAAATCACAAAGGGTGTAAATTCACTTGGCCAAATTGATTTTTTACTTCCAGATTCAAAACAAGCTACCAAGCTAATTCTTAAGCTAGAAGCCAATCTTAATACAAGATTTCATACAACATCTAAGGTTGAGAACATTTATGAACTTTGGTTATATCCAAAATATGAAGAGATAGCGATAGATACGATGCAAAAACTGTTATCTAATATCAGCGAAACCACATTGGTACAAAAAAATGAGGAATCACTTTACATAACTCATTCTCTTTCCACTGCACTACAATTATTAGAGAAGAAACAACGCGTGCTTCTCATTCCAGAAGAAATCAAGAAATCCTTAGATGGCTTTTATTGTACTGATTTTTGGTGTTATCCAATGTTTCGATCCATATCAGAAAGTGTAAATAAAGACATCCCCGTAGGAACTATGGGATTATATATTGATACAAAACATCCTGCATTAAATGAATTTAAAACGGAATGCTATTCTACACCACAGTGGTATGAAATTATTACTGCAAGTAAGTTAGCAATTTTAGATACTCTTGGCCATGAGATACAGCCAATTGTTCAGATGATAGATAACTTTGAGCGAAACTATAAGCTTTCATTGCTATTTGAGGCAAATGTCCTTGAAGGAAGATTACTAATCTGCACAAGTAAGCTACATAATATAATACAACATCCAGAAGTTTTACAGTTTGCAAAAAGCATCATAAATTATGCACTATCGGATGATTTTAAACCAAAGGTTACATTATCTTACGAGGATTTAGCGAATATTTTTGAATAA
- a CDS encoding glycerate kinase type-2 family protein, which translates to MSLKTDAQVIINEAIMAAMPDTAVKKALKGEDFSSGNLYLVAIGKAAWSMAKAASDILGEKIKDGVVITKYGHSNGDLANIRIFEAGHPIPDDNSFATTNEAIKLVSHLNSSDKVLLLISGGGSALFEKPLIPASMLEELTQQLLASGANIIEMNTIRKRLSGVKGGKFAKLCEPAQIFSIVLSDIIGDPLDMIASGPAYPDCSTSEQACAIIKKYGITVTKEIDDLLQKEPPHELSNVTTKITGSVTQLCVAAEHACRRLGYEPIILTASLSCEAKEAGSMLSSIAQYYNNTEKSLAFIMGGETVVRLKGDGKGGRNQELALSAAINLEGLKDVAVFSVGSDGTDGPTDAAGGYVDTSTKKVLSEKGIDIYDVLENNDSYHALKICDGLIITGATGTNVNDLTVLLIKR; encoded by the coding sequence TTGAGCTTAAAAACAGATGCACAAGTAATTATAAATGAAGCAATAATGGCTGCTATGCCAGATACTGCAGTGAAAAAAGCATTAAAGGGTGAAGACTTTTCCAGTGGAAACCTTTATTTGGTTGCAATTGGGAAGGCGGCCTGGTCGATGGCAAAAGCAGCTAGCGATATACTTGGTGAGAAAATTAAAGATGGCGTAGTAATTACGAAATACGGACATTCAAATGGAGATTTAGCTAATATACGTATTTTTGAAGCTGGGCATCCAATTCCAGATGATAATTCCTTTGCTACGACCAATGAAGCAATAAAACTTGTATCGCACTTAAATTCTTCCGACAAAGTATTGTTATTAATTTCAGGAGGAGGTTCTGCACTTTTTGAGAAACCTCTGATACCTGCTAGTATGCTTGAAGAACTGACCCAGCAATTATTAGCAAGTGGAGCTAATATTATTGAAATGAATACGATACGTAAACGATTGTCAGGGGTTAAGGGGGGAAAGTTTGCTAAGCTGTGTGAACCAGCACAGATATTTTCCATTGTTTTATCGGATATCATCGGTGATCCTCTTGATATGATAGCTTCTGGCCCAGCCTATCCAGATTGCTCAACCAGTGAGCAAGCCTGTGCAATTATAAAAAAGTATGGAATTACAGTAACGAAGGAAATTGATGATTTATTGCAGAAAGAACCACCTCATGAACTAAGTAATGTGACTACCAAAATTACAGGAAGTGTTACTCAGCTTTGTGTAGCGGCAGAGCATGCATGTAGACGTCTTGGTTATGAACCAATCATACTAACCGCTAGTCTTAGCTGTGAAGCAAAAGAGGCAGGTAGTATGCTATCTTCAATTGCACAATACTATAATAATACCGAAAAGTCGTTAGCTTTTATTATGGGTGGAGAGACTGTAGTTCGCTTAAAGGGCGATGGCAAGGGAGGAAGAAATCAAGAATTAGCTCTTTCTGCAGCAATTAATCTTGAGGGTCTAAAAGATGTTGCCGTGTTTTCTGTTGGTTCGGATGGAACTGATGGACCGACAGATGCAGCAGGTGGCTATGTTGACACTAGTACAAAGAAAGTATTATCGGAAAAGGGAATTGATATATATGATGTTCTTGAGAATAATGATTCTTATCATGCATTGAAGATTTGTGATGGACTTATTATAACTGGAGCCACTGGTACTAATGTAAATGATTTAACAGTATTGTTAATAAAAAGATAG
- a CDS encoding GntP family permease has translation MSGIALIIAFVIAVIIMIVAISKWKIHPFISIMSISLLFGIVAGIPLTDLPGVIGGGFSNTFKSIGIVIILGALVGTLLEKTGAALKMADCVVRVVGKKNPELAMLIMGWIVSIPVFCDSGFVILNPIRKALVKRTMKSSVACTVALSMGLYISHCFIPPTPGPIAAANTLYEGLGQETNLLLVMGMGTVCSILPLIASYFFAIRVGKKVKAEDEANNMNEEMVQTYEELVASFGKLPNAFMSFAPIIIPIILMGVSSAFSMAGMSLSILTFLGTPIIAIAVGVIFGVFLLASQKKMSEFYEITNDTLKVSGPILFITAAGGVLGNVIASSSMVDYIKDNSTALATLGLLFPFLLSAILKTAQGSSTVALTTTAGILAPMLTTLGLATSPLAALTVIAIGAGAMTVSHANDSYFWVVTNFGKMKVEDGYRTQTLGTLIVGIASLINVYIIYFIIK, from the coding sequence ATGTCAGGGATAGCACTTATTATTGCTTTTGTTATTGCGGTTATTATTATGATTGTAGCTATTTCAAAATGGAAGATTCACCCGTTCATCTCTATTATGAGCATCTCTTTACTTTTTGGTATTGTAGCAGGTATTCCATTAACTGATCTACCTGGAGTTATTGGCGGTGGGTTTAGTAACACTTTTAAGAGTATAGGTATTGTTATTATTCTTGGAGCACTTGTTGGCACATTGTTAGAAAAGACGGGTGCAGCGCTTAAAATGGCTGACTGTGTGGTACGAGTTGTTGGTAAAAAGAATCCAGAGCTTGCTATGCTCATTATGGGATGGATTGTCTCAATTCCAGTTTTTTGTGATAGTGGTTTTGTTATTTTAAATCCCATTCGAAAAGCTCTAGTAAAGCGTACCATGAAGTCTTCTGTCGCATGTACAGTAGCACTTTCTATGGGATTATATATTTCCCATTGCTTTATCCCTCCAACACCAGGACCGATTGCAGCTGCCAATACATTGTATGAAGGTCTTGGACAGGAAACTAATTTGTTATTAGTAATGGGAATGGGTACCGTCTGTTCTATTCTTCCTTTAATTGCGTCTTACTTCTTTGCTATAAGAGTAGGTAAAAAGGTGAAAGCAGAAGATGAGGCAAATAATATGAATGAAGAGATGGTTCAGACTTATGAAGAACTTGTTGCTAGCTTTGGAAAGCTACCAAATGCATTTATGTCCTTTGCACCTATTATCATCCCAATTATTTTAATGGGAGTTTCTTCTGCATTTTCAATGGCAGGTATGTCCCTATCCATTCTAACTTTTCTAGGAACTCCTATTATTGCAATTGCAGTTGGCGTAATTTTTGGTGTATTCCTATTAGCGAGTCAGAAAAAAATGAGTGAATTTTATGAGATTACAAATGATACATTAAAAGTATCTGGTCCTATTTTATTTATCACTGCGGCAGGCGGTGTGTTAGGAAATGTTATAGCTTCCTCTAGTATGGTAGACTATATTAAGGATAATTCAACAGCCCTGGCGACACTTGGATTACTATTCCCATTTTTACTTTCAGCTATTTTAAAGACTGCACAGGGCTCATCGACTGTTGCACTTACAACTACGGCTGGTATCTTAGCACCAATGCTTACAACCCTTGGTCTTGCTACTTCTCCACTTGCAGCACTTACAGTTATTGCAATTGGGGCTGGTGCCATGACAGTTTCTCATGCAAATGATAGCTATTTCTGGGTTGTTACGAATTTTGGTAAGATGAAGGTTGAAGATGGATATAGAACTCAGACATTAGGTACTTTAATTGTGGGTATAGCGTCGCTCATTAATGTGTACATAATATATTTCATAATAAAATAA
- a CDS encoding CdaR family transcriptional regulator: protein MLLSTQIATNIVNEVNAVIPMKINIMNEKGIIVASSNAARINTFHEGAFQIIENQIDEIMVHFDGEFDGALQGINYPLKLQGCIVGVLGITGEYDKIVQSTLIIKRMTELLLENAYSIEQKQMKENVCNRYLAEWLSGEVKNITPDFIKRGKLLGFDITIPRRILVCSFYRVDSNQDLQTMQTIEEVENYVKKLITNTDSRNIYYKSGSTLVCAVTTIADESVERLAYDLKKQVEDHYLMNLAIGIDSKVDSFTYVQTALICAQKANKACMRTHKRDIRFYDDLNMEVFTDEISERIKLEFIHRIFKGYTEEEIRSSMVLLEVYYDMEGAINKSADHLFIHKNTLQYKLRRLWERTGYDPRSIRHSSLFYIAIHFYRDIFGGF from the coding sequence ATGCTCTTATCTACGCAAATAGCTACGAACATTGTTAATGAAGTAAATGCTGTAATTCCAATGAAGATTAATATAATGAATGAGAAAGGAATTATAGTTGCAAGTTCCAATGCAGCACGGATCAATACCTTCCATGAAGGTGCTTTTCAAATTATTGAGAATCAAATTGATGAGATTATGGTACATTTTGATGGTGAATTTGACGGTGCATTACAAGGTATTAATTATCCATTAAAGCTACAAGGGTGTATCGTAGGGGTTTTAGGAATTACAGGTGAGTATGATAAGATTGTTCAAAGTACACTCATTATAAAACGTATGACAGAATTGCTTCTTGAGAATGCGTATTCTATTGAGCAAAAGCAAATGAAAGAAAATGTATGTAATCGTTATCTTGCGGAATGGTTAAGTGGCGAAGTAAAAAATATTACTCCTGATTTTATTAAACGAGGAAAACTGCTTGGATTTGATATAACAATACCTAGACGCATTTTAGTATGTAGTTTTTACCGTGTAGATAGCAATCAAGATTTGCAGACAATGCAGACGATAGAGGAAGTAGAAAACTATGTTAAGAAACTAATAACCAATACAGACTCACGTAACATTTATTATAAATCCGGTTCAACGCTAGTATGCGCGGTTACAACCATAGCAGATGAGAGTGTAGAGAGATTAGCATATGACTTAAAAAAGCAAGTAGAAGACCATTATCTAATGAATCTTGCAATTGGAATTGATAGTAAGGTAGATAGCTTTACTTATGTGCAGACAGCATTGATTTGTGCACAGAAAGCTAATAAAGCATGTATGCGTACACATAAACGAGATATAAGATTTTATGATGATTTAAACATGGAAGTGTTTACCGATGAAATTAGTGAACGGATTAAGTTAGAGTTTATTCATCGTATCTTTAAGGGATATACGGAGGAAGAGATTCGTAGCTCCATGGTTTTACTTGAAGTATATTATGACATGGAAGGTGCGATAAACAAATCTGCAGATCATTTGTTTATACATAAGAATACATTGCAATACAAGTTGCGTCGTCTATGGGAACGTACGGGATATGATCCGAGGTCAATCAGGCATTCATCACTATTTTATATAGCAATTCATTTTTATCGTGATATATTTGGTGGGTTTTAA
- a CDS encoding ABC transporter ATP-binding protein → MRNQYKNKHNDNSQKEVVKRIFLLLKPYTLFLILSFLFAIISVALTLYVPIIIGESIDFIIDKGNVDFTGIKATLVRLFVVVVITAIAQWLMNLCNNRMTFHVVKDIREKTFRHLQIVPLKYVDSRQYGDVISRVVTDVDQLSDGLLMGFTQLFTGIITILGTFCFMLSINVKITFIVVLITPLSLFVANFIAKRTFSMFQLQSKTRGEMTSLVEEMVGNQKIVQAFSYEEEAKERFDEINTRLQRCSVKAIFFSSLTNPSTRFINGLVYAGVGIFGAISAIQGRLSVGQLSSFLNYANQYTKPFNEISGVVTELQNAFASAKRVFELMDEPAQIPDKEDAIQLNQVDGSVQLSHVSFSYKKEVSLIEDLNLSVRPGQKIAIVGPTGCGKTTIINLLMRFYDVDQGSIAVNGHDIRDITRDSLRGNYGMVLQETWLKSGTIRDNIAYGKPDATEEEVINAAKAAHAHSFIKRLPNGYDTLINEEGGNISQGQKQLLCIARVMLSLPPMLILDEATSSIDTRTEIQIQKAFTAMMQGRTSFIVAHRLSTIKEADTILVMKDGHIIEQGTHDELLEKNGFYSNLYQSQFAVD, encoded by the coding sequence ATGAGAAATCAATATAAAAACAAACACAATGACAACTCACAAAAAGAGGTTGTAAAACGCATCTTTTTACTGCTAAAACCGTATACGTTATTTTTAATTTTATCATTTTTATTTGCGATAATTAGTGTCGCATTAACCCTTTATGTGCCTATTATTATTGGGGAAAGCATTGATTTTATTATTGATAAAGGTAATGTAGATTTTACTGGTATCAAAGCGACATTAGTACGATTATTCGTTGTAGTTGTAATTACTGCAATCGCTCAATGGTTAATGAACTTATGTAACAACCGTATGACATTTCATGTGGTAAAGGATATCCGTGAAAAAACATTTCGTCATCTACAAATTGTTCCTTTAAAATACGTAGATTCACGTCAATATGGTGATGTTATTAGTAGAGTTGTTACGGATGTAGATCAGCTTTCTGATGGATTGCTTATGGGATTTACTCAGTTATTTACTGGGATTATTACGATTCTAGGAACGTTTTGTTTTATGTTATCCATCAATGTAAAGATTACTTTCATTGTTGTATTAATAACACCTTTGTCTTTATTTGTAGCTAATTTTATAGCGAAACGAACCTTTTCTATGTTTCAATTGCAGTCTAAAACTAGAGGTGAAATGACATCTCTTGTTGAAGAGATGGTTGGAAATCAAAAGATTGTTCAAGCCTTTAGCTATGAAGAAGAAGCAAAGGAACGCTTTGATGAAATCAATACAAGATTACAGAGATGCTCTGTAAAAGCTATCTTTTTCTCTTCATTAACAAATCCAAGTACTCGATTTATTAATGGTTTGGTTTATGCAGGAGTTGGTATCTTTGGTGCAATTTCAGCAATCCAAGGAAGATTATCCGTTGGTCAATTATCAAGCTTTTTAAATTACGCCAATCAGTATACTAAGCCATTTAATGAGATTTCAGGCGTAGTAACGGAACTTCAAAATGCTTTTGCGTCGGCAAAACGAGTTTTTGAATTAATGGATGAACCAGCACAAATTCCTGATAAAGAAGATGCAATTCAGTTAAATCAAGTGGATGGTAGTGTACAGTTAAGTCATGTAAGCTTTTCCTATAAGAAAGAAGTATCTTTAATCGAGGATTTGAACTTATCGGTAAGACCAGGACAAAAAATTGCGATTGTTGGACCAACAGGATGTGGAAAGACAACGATTATAAATTTATTGATGCGTTTTTATGATGTTGATCAAGGATCAATCGCAGTAAATGGCCACGATATTAGGGACATCACTAGAGATAGTTTACGTGGCAACTACGGTATGGTACTACAAGAAACCTGGTTAAAATCTGGTACAATTCGCGATAATATCGCATATGGAAAACCAGATGCAACAGAGGAAGAGGTAATTAATGCAGCAAAAGCTGCTCACGCCCACAGTTTTATAAAACGATTACCGAATGGTTATGATACGTTGATTAATGAAGAGGGCGGTAATATTTCACAGGGTCAAAAGCAATTACTTTGTATTGCAAGAGTTATGCTTAGTTTACCACCAATGCTCATTCTTGATGAAGCAACATCTTCCATTGATACAAGAACTGAGATTCAAATTCAAAAAGCTTTTACAGCAATGATGCAAGGTAGAACAAGTTTTATTGTTGCTCATAGACTTTCAACAATTAAGGAAGCGGATACGATTCTTGTAATGAAAGATGGTCATATTATTGAGCAGGGTACCCATGATGAATTGTTAGAGAAGAATGGCTTTTATTCAAATCTTTATCAAAGCCAATTTGCGGTAGATTAA